Proteins from one Streptomyces sp. NBC_00289 genomic window:
- a CDS encoding MarR family winged helix-turn-helix transcriptional regulator — protein MHTSRRQLPGLLGEARRWFDDALLAALTAQGAQPVSSTHLQLFAVLDDDGTTVSELARRMAVTRQTAHQAVHSLVAAGLLEQVPDPASQRRRLIRRTASGRRAHTLAEDILTGLEHTLAERIGTETVAQLRAVLEQPWGRPPEPAAEPHGLGG, from the coding sequence ATGCACACCAGCCGACGCCAGCTGCCAGGACTGCTGGGCGAAGCCCGTCGATGGTTCGACGACGCCCTGCTCGCCGCACTGACGGCACAGGGGGCCCAGCCGGTGTCCTCCACACACCTGCAGCTCTTCGCCGTCCTCGACGACGACGGGACCACCGTCTCCGAACTCGCCCGGCGCATGGCCGTCACCCGGCAGACCGCGCACCAGGCCGTGCACAGCCTGGTCGCCGCGGGCCTGCTGGAGCAGGTGCCGGACCCCGCCTCCCAGCGCCGGCGGCTCATCCGGCGTACCGCCTCGGGCCGGCGGGCCCACACCCTGGCGGAGGACATCCTCACCGGACTGGAACACACGCTCGCAGAGCGGATCGGGACCGAGACGGTGGCTCAACTGCGGGCCGTCCTCGAACAGCCGTGGGGCCGGCCACCCGAGCCGGCGGCCGAGCCGCACGGCCTCGGAGGGTAG
- a CDS encoding alpha/beta hydrolase fold domain-containing protein, with protein MAHPVTPGADLRALIAAPHPDEAALPPAAPVGNGTRLLRGVPYADLPGARPLELDLYLPDRAPDTGPSPLVLFVHGGAWRRGRREDMGYRMRDWTPGPLARIAAAGFAVAAADYRLSGEAVFPAPLDDLRHALRWLGLRAAELGIDARRTVVWGESAGGHLASLLALSPEACHVSGAIAWYAPSDLTLDGDDPTTPHALLLGAAPDAVPDLARAASPLARVHAGAPSFLLAHGTHDSMVDCDHSRRLAARLEAVGASVELVMVPGADHVWHQLPDDQVEKVFTHSQEWARRLVNEGRRQDSAGVV; from the coding sequence GTGGCGCACCCAGTGACCCCGGGCGCCGACCTGCGGGCACTCATCGCCGCCCCGCACCCGGACGAGGCGGCGCTCCCGCCCGCGGCCCCGGTGGGCAACGGGACGCGCCTCTTGCGGGGCGTGCCGTACGCCGACCTGCCCGGCGCACGTCCACTCGAACTCGACCTGTACCTTCCCGACCGCGCCCCGGACACCGGACCCTCGCCCCTGGTGCTGTTCGTCCACGGTGGTGCCTGGCGCCGGGGGCGCCGCGAGGACATGGGCTACCGGATGCGGGACTGGACCCCGGGCCCGCTCGCCCGGATCGCCGCCGCGGGATTCGCCGTCGCGGCCGCCGACTACCGCCTCAGCGGCGAAGCCGTGTTCCCCGCACCGCTGGACGACCTGCGTCACGCCCTCCGCTGGCTCGGCCTGCGCGCCGCCGAACTCGGCATCGACGCCCGCCGCACGGTGGTGTGGGGAGAGTCGGCGGGCGGACACCTCGCGTCACTGCTCGCGCTGTCGCCGGAAGCGTGCCACGTCTCCGGCGCCATCGCCTGGTACGCACCGAGCGACCTCACCCTCGACGGCGACGACCCCACCACACCCCACGCACTTCTGCTCGGAGCCGCACCCGACGCGGTTCCCGACCTGGCCCGCGCGGCAAGCCCGTTGGCGCGGGTGCACGCCGGTGCTCCGTCCTTCCTCCTCGCACACGGCACGCACGACTCGATGGTCGACTGCGACCACAGTCGACGCCTCGCCGCGCGCCTGGAGGCGGTGGGAGCGTCCGTCGAACTGGTGATGGTGCCGGGGGCGGACCATGTGTGGCACCAACTCCCCGACGACCAGGTCGAAAAGGTCTTCACGCACTCCCAGGAGTGGGCCCGACGGCTGGTGAACGAGGGCCGCCGTCAGGACTCGGCAGGAGTGGTCTGA
- a CDS encoding ABC transporter substrate-binding protein, with translation MRRCVLGPLAVVIAVVGVAGCGSSESGSSGTSSSGGSGTTTVKVGVIPIVDVAPLYLGQQKGFFDRRGIKLEMVSAQGGAAIIPGVVSGQFQFGFSNTTSLMIAQSKGVPVKSVVNGAASNGEIGADVTAVVVKKDSPIKSAKDLAGRTVAVNTLQNIGDTTVRESVRRAGGDPSKVKFVEIAFDQMPAAVDGGRVDAAWMGEPAQTIAKAQGARVVASPFAETDPDLTVATYFTSTRLTQQNPGLVKKFTEAMTESLRYASDHPDEARQILTTYTKIDGDVLKNLILPNWPARIDMASLKKLASLSEGDGLFGDKKPDLDALFS, from the coding sequence ATGCGAAGGTGCGTTCTCGGGCCCTTGGCGGTGGTCATCGCCGTGGTGGGCGTGGCCGGCTGCGGGTCCTCGGAATCCGGCTCGAGCGGTACGTCGTCCTCGGGCGGGAGCGGGACCACGACGGTCAAGGTCGGCGTCATCCCGATCGTCGACGTGGCTCCCCTCTATCTCGGACAGCAAAAGGGGTTCTTCGACCGTCGGGGCATCAAGCTGGAGATGGTGAGCGCCCAGGGCGGTGCGGCGATCATCCCCGGTGTGGTGAGCGGGCAGTTCCAGTTCGGGTTCAGCAACACCACGTCCCTGATGATCGCCCAGAGCAAGGGAGTTCCGGTCAAGTCCGTGGTCAACGGCGCTGCCTCCAACGGCGAGATCGGCGCCGATGTCACGGCCGTGGTGGTCAAGAAGGACAGCCCGATCAAGTCGGCCAAGGACCTCGCCGGGCGCACGGTGGCGGTGAACACCTTGCAGAACATCGGGGACACCACGGTGCGCGAGTCGGTGCGCAGGGCCGGCGGTGACCCGTCCAAGGTCAAGTTCGTCGAGATCGCGTTCGACCAGATGCCGGCTGCCGTGGACGGCGGCCGGGTGGACGCCGCCTGGATGGGGGAACCCGCGCAGACCATCGCCAAGGCACAGGGCGCCCGCGTCGTGGCCTCGCCGTTCGCCGAGACGGACCCCGATCTCACGGTGGCGACGTACTTCACCTCGACACGGCTCACGCAGCAGAACCCGGGCCTGGTGAAGAAGTTCACCGAAGCGATGACCGAGTCACTGCGCTACGCCTCCGATCACCCCGACGAGGCACGCCAGATCCTCACCACCTACACCAAGATCGACGGTGACGTGCTGAAGAACCTCATCCTGCCGAACTGGCCGGCGCGGATCGACATGGCCTCGCTGAAGAAGCTCGCGTCCCTCAGCGAGGGAGACGGACTCTTCGGCGACAAGAAGCCGGATCTGGACGCCCTGTTCTCGTGA
- a CDS encoding MFS transporter codes for MMFAVAMTFIDQTIVSIAAPDIVSELGLSTSGMQWVVNAYLLALAAFFALGGRVADLWGPRRVVVAGTLIFVVSSVLCGCVPTGDYALTWLIVFRATQGLGAALLFPAALAVVVAVFPVERRGRALALFFGLTGALTALGPLLGGWLTSWTWRAIFWVNVPVAVAALLLTALAHVSDRRRDERLDIVGALLIAAGMGLSVLGFQQASVWGWDSVATWACIIGGIAVLYVFCRYELRTRHPLINLAVFRDRAFTVDSLVLFFAMLAFVPLFFFASVYAQVSLSASPNQAALYLLYFFVGFAIASQWGGRILDKQGARPALKIGCVVGAIGFALWAGKLTDLSMHDQWPYAALAGAGIGFILAPASTDAVNRSIDASYGEVTGITQTVRNYAASIGLAVFGTMLTHTMTDNVVDTLQKRGVPSDTAHSVAHSVTEAVTGNADARTPTGNGPAATAMRDSMSAIRMDFAEANQYVFYGMAVALGVGFFCALRHPGGSVPATAEDNRPQ; via the coding sequence ATGATGTTCGCCGTGGCGATGACCTTCATCGACCAGACGATCGTGTCGATCGCCGCCCCCGACATCGTCTCCGAACTCGGACTGTCCACCTCGGGCATGCAGTGGGTGGTCAACGCCTACCTGCTCGCCCTGGCCGCGTTCTTCGCGCTCGGCGGACGCGTCGCAGACCTGTGGGGACCGCGCCGCGTCGTGGTGGCCGGCACCCTGATCTTCGTCGTCTCCTCGGTGCTGTGCGGCTGCGTACCCACCGGGGACTACGCGCTGACCTGGCTGATCGTCTTCCGGGCCACGCAGGGGCTGGGCGCCGCGCTGCTCTTCCCGGCCGCGCTCGCCGTGGTCGTGGCGGTGTTCCCGGTCGAGCGGCGGGGACGGGCCCTCGCCCTGTTCTTCGGCCTCACCGGCGCCCTCACCGCCCTGGGACCGCTGCTCGGCGGCTGGCTGACCTCATGGACCTGGCGGGCGATCTTCTGGGTCAACGTCCCCGTGGCCGTCGCGGCACTGCTCCTCACCGCGCTCGCCCACGTCTCCGACCGTCGGAGGGACGAACGGCTGGACATCGTGGGCGCGTTGCTGATCGCCGCCGGCATGGGCCTGAGCGTGCTCGGATTCCAGCAGGCATCGGTGTGGGGCTGGGACAGCGTGGCGACCTGGGCGTGCATCATCGGCGGAATCGCCGTTCTCTACGTCTTCTGCCGCTACGAACTGCGCACTCGCCACCCTCTGATCAACCTCGCGGTGTTCCGTGACCGCGCCTTCACCGTCGACTCGCTGGTGCTCTTCTTCGCCATGCTGGCGTTCGTCCCTCTGTTCTTCTTCGCCTCGGTCTACGCCCAGGTCTCCCTGAGCGCCTCCCCCAACCAGGCCGCCCTGTACCTGCTGTACTTCTTCGTCGGGTTCGCCATCGCCTCCCAGTGGGGCGGCCGCATCCTCGACAAGCAGGGTGCCCGTCCCGCGCTGAAGATCGGCTGCGTGGTCGGCGCCATCGGGTTCGCGCTGTGGGCCGGCAAACTGACCGACCTGTCCATGCACGACCAGTGGCCCTATGCCGCGCTCGCCGGTGCGGGCATCGGCTTCATCCTCGCCCCGGCCTCGACGGACGCCGTGAACCGCTCGATCGACGCCTCCTACGGCGAGGTCACCGGCATCACCCAGACCGTCCGCAACTATGCGGCGAGCATCGGCCTGGCCGTCTTCGGAACGATGCTGACGCACACCATGACCGACAACGTCGTCGACACCCTCCAGAAGCGCGGCGTGCCCTCGGACACCGCGCACTCCGTGGCCCACAGCGTGACGGAGGCCGTCACCGGCAACGCGGACGCCAGGACCCCCACCGGGAACGGCCCGGCCGCGACGGCGATGCGCGATTCCATGTCCGCGATCCGCATGGACTTCGCCGAAGCCAACCAGTACGTGTTCTACGGCATGGCCGTCGCCCTCGGCGTCGGCTTTTTCTGCGCCCTGCGCCACCCCGGCGGGAGCGTACCGGCGACGGCCGAGGACAACCGGCCTCAGTAG
- a CDS encoding quercetin 2,3-dioxygenase, translating into MTLEFATRYRQSSHIPPEPGKPYFIEKDMGDRAHLFTDLFTVYAGGEQTENTFNFFTCEGPKGDTIPAHVHPDTYEVFFVTDGAVRLFVEDTAGEQYEKLLAGGDFGFVPKNCPHAYRIERHGSRIVGVAAGPGGTFERFFENLGTPVDTLGPPSRPYIPEPHKFATVPQQYDVRFLPGHQWRTQ; encoded by the coding sequence ATGACACTTGAGTTCGCCACCCGGTACCGGCAGTCGTCACACATACCGCCCGAACCGGGCAAGCCCTACTTCATCGAGAAGGACATGGGAGACCGAGCGCACCTGTTCACCGACCTGTTCACGGTCTACGCGGGCGGCGAGCAGACGGAGAACACCTTCAACTTCTTCACCTGTGAGGGCCCCAAGGGCGACACCATTCCGGCTCATGTGCACCCCGACACCTACGAGGTGTTCTTCGTTACGGACGGCGCGGTGCGCCTGTTCGTCGAGGACACCGCCGGTGAGCAGTACGAAAAGCTCCTGGCCGGCGGCGACTTCGGCTTCGTGCCGAAGAACTGCCCGCACGCCTACCGCATCGAACGGCACGGCAGCCGCATCGTGGGCGTGGCGGCGGGCCCCGGCGGCACGTTCGAGCGGTTCTTCGAGAACCTCGGCACCCCGGTCGACACCCTCGGCCCGCCCAGCCGGCCGTACATCCCCGAGCCGCACAAGTTCGCCACCGTCCCCCAGCAGTACGACGTCCGGTTCCTGCCCGGTCACCAGTGGCGCACCCAGTGA